Within Streptomyces sp. SS1-1, the genomic segment AGGCGAGCGCGTAGCGCAGGAACTGACCGCCGGCGTACGGGTAGTCGCCGAGCAGGCTGTTGGCGGTGAAGGATCCTCCGACGAGGACGCAGGCGAGCGCGGCGAGCAGCGCGCCGCGCGTGGTGGTGGCGTTCATGGCAGTGACGCTAGGAACCGCGGCGGCCCGGTTTAAGGTCCACTTCCATGACGTCATCGGAGACCAATTCCGGGCCGGACACGGCAGGGGACGCCGCGTCGGCCGCCTGGGAGGTGCTGCTGCCCGCGGTCGCGGCACCCGCACGCGCGCGTGGGCGGTCGCTGCGGGAGGCCCTGCGCGAGGCGGTCCGGTCGGGACGGCTGGCTCCGGGGACGCGGCTTCCGTCGAGCCGGGATCTCGCCGCCGACCTCGGGGTGTCGCGCGGGCTGATCACCGAGGCGTACGAGCAGCTGACGGCGGAGGGGTATCTGCGCAGCGGCCGGGGCGCCGGGACCTGGGTGGGGGGTGCCGCGCGGGCCGCGCCGCCCCGCGCGCGGGACCACGCGCCCCGCCCCGCCGGAGCACGGGCCGGCTTCGTACCCGGAACGCCGGACGTGTCGCTGTTCCCCCGGACCGCGTGGGCGGCGGCGCAGCGCGCCGTCCTGACCGAACTTCCGCACGACGATCTGGGTTACCCGGACCCGCGCGGGCTGCCCCGGCTGCGCTCCGCGCTGGCCGCGCTCCTGGCGCGCCGCCGGGGCGTGGTCGCCGATCCCGAGCGGATCGTGGTGCTGTCAGGGGTGTCGCAGGCGATGGCGGTGCTCGGCTTCGTCCTGCACGCGCGCGGCATCCACGAGGTCGGCGTCGAGGACCCGGGCAGCCCGCAGCACGCCGCCCTGTACGCCGCCGCCGGGGTGCGGGCGGTGCCACTGCCCCTGGACGGCGAGGGCCCGGCGATGGGCCCGCTGCGGGCGTCGGGCGTGCGGTGCGTCGTCACGACACCCGCGCACCAGTTCCCGACCGGCATCGCCTGTTCCGCGCGCCGGCGTGCCGAACTGCTCGACTGGGCGCGGTCCGTGGACGGGTTCGTGCTCGAGGACGACTACGACGGCGACTTCCGGTACGACCGGGCGCCCGTGGGCGCGCTCCAGGGACTCGACCCGGAACGCGTCGCCTACGCCGGGTCGGTCAGCAAGTCCCTCGCACCGGGGCTGCGGCTCGGCTGGCT encodes:
- a CDS encoding PLP-dependent aminotransferase family protein, whose translation is MTSSETNSGPDTAGDAASAAWEVLLPAVAAPARARGRSLREALREAVRSGRLAPGTRLPSSRDLAADLGVSRGLITEAYEQLTAEGYLRSGRGAGTWVGGAARAAPPRARDHAPRPAGARAGFVPGTPDVSLFPRTAWAAAQRAVLTELPHDDLGYPDPRGLPRLRSALAALLARRRGVVADPERIVVLSGVSQAMAVLGFVLHARGIHEVGVEDPGSPQHAALYAAAGVRAVPLPLDGEGPAMGPLRASGVRCVVTTPAHQFPTGIACSARRRAELLDWARSVDGFVLEDDYDGDFRYDRAPVGALQGLDPERVAYAGSVSKSLAPGLRLGWLLVPQALAGEVAERKRTMDLGHPTLDQAVFARFVERGDYDRQLRRCQRAYRERRDTLVAALDEHFPGARVTGIAAGLHAIAALPARFGPEERFLARVTAAGVAVHPLTHYTHARAGGGEEEGVRLVLGYAHLPPGRIRAGVRAMAEAAGRGGRGS